Proteins encoded in a region of the Streptomyces violaceoruber genome:
- a CDS encoding universal stress protein yields MAGHEFFEPADRKRPVAEPTAAEPLAAEEPRQSCDPAFKHGVVVGFDGSTSSERALAYAIGMASRLGSGLVIVHVANRLPTTVWAGCEPPVFVDVPDHRTEVLGLELACADYLAEVSWILVERGGDICHELEEVGREYEADAIVVGSSHGLVGRLFGSVAGRLAKRAKRPVVVIP; encoded by the coding sequence ATGGCCGGTCACGAATTCTTCGAACCCGCGGACCGCAAGCGGCCCGTCGCCGAACCTACGGCGGCCGAGCCCCTGGCGGCCGAAGAGCCACGCCAGTCGTGCGACCCAGCCTTCAAGCACGGTGTCGTCGTCGGCTTCGACGGCTCCACGTCCAGCGAGCGCGCCCTCGCCTACGCCATCGGCATGGCCTCGCGGTTGGGCTCCGGCCTGGTCATCGTGCATGTCGCCAACCGGCTGCCCACCACCGTGTGGGCCGGCTGCGAACCCCCGGTCTTCGTCGACGTGCCCGACCACCGCACCGAGGTGCTCGGTCTGGAGCTGGCGTGCGCGGACTACCTCGCCGAGGTGTCCTGGATCCTGGTCGAGCGGGGCGGCGACATCTGCCACGAGCTCGAAGAGGTGGGGCGGGAGTACGAGGCCGACGCCATCGTCGTCGGCTCCAGCCACGGACTGGTCGGCCGCCTCTTCGGCTCCGTCGCGGGCCGCCTCGCCAAGCGCGCGAAGCGGCCCGTGGTCGTCATCCCCTGA
- the glmS gene encoding glutamine--fructose-6-phosphate transaminase (isomerizing), which translates to MCGIVGYIGKRDVAPLLLEGLQRLEYRGYDSAGIVVTSPKAAGLRMVKAKGRVRDLEAKVPARFKGTTGIAHTRWATHGAPSDVNAHPHMSADNKVAVVHNGIIDNAADLRRKLEADGVEFLSETDTEVLVHLIARSEAEKLEDKVRETLRVIEGTYGIAVMHADFPERIVVARNGSPVVLGIGEKEMFVASDIAALVAHTRQIVTLDDGEMATLKADDFRTYTTEGTRTTSEPTTVEWEAASYDMGGHDTYMHKEIHEQAEAVDRVLRGRIDDRFSTVHLGGLNLDARDARAVRRVKILGCGTSYHAGQIGAQMIEELARIPADAEPASEFRYRNAVVDPDTLYIAVSQSGETYDVLAAVQELKRKGARVLGIVNVVGSAIAREADGGMYVHAGPEVCVVSTKCFTNTCVAFALLALHLGRTRDLSVRDGKRIIEGLRKLPAQIEEMLKQEEDVKKLAAQYAEARSMLFIGRVRGYPVAREASLKLKEVSYIHAEAYPASELKHGPLALIEPALPTVAIVPDDDLLEKNRAALEEIKARSGQILAVAHQEQEKADHTIVVPKNEDELDPILMGIPLQLLAYHTALALGRDIDKPRNLAKSVTVE; encoded by the coding sequence ATGTGCGGAATCGTCGGATACATCGGCAAGCGTGACGTCGCCCCCCTGCTCCTGGAGGGTCTCCAGCGCCTGGAGTACCGCGGGTACGACTCGGCGGGCATCGTGGTGACCTCCCCGAAGGCGGCCGGCCTGAGGATGGTCAAGGCCAAGGGCCGGGTGCGCGACCTGGAGGCCAAGGTCCCGGCGCGCTTCAAGGGCACCACCGGCATCGCCCACACCCGCTGGGCCACCCACGGCGCCCCCTCCGACGTGAACGCCCACCCGCACATGTCGGCCGACAACAAGGTCGCCGTCGTCCACAACGGCATCATCGACAACGCCGCCGACCTGCGCCGCAAGCTGGAGGCGGACGGCGTCGAGTTCCTCTCCGAGACCGACACCGAGGTCCTCGTCCACCTCATCGCCCGCTCCGAGGCGGAGAAGCTGGAGGACAAGGTCCGCGAGACCCTGCGGGTCATCGAGGGCACGTACGGCATCGCCGTGATGCACGCCGACTTCCCCGAGCGCATCGTGGTCGCCCGCAACGGCTCGCCGGTCGTCCTCGGCATCGGCGAGAAGGAGATGTTCGTCGCCTCGGACATCGCCGCGCTGGTCGCCCACACCCGGCAGATAGTCACGCTCGACGACGGCGAGATGGCCACCCTCAAGGCCGACGACTTCCGCACCTACACCACCGAGGGCACCCGCACCACGTCGGAGCCCACCACCGTGGAGTGGGAGGCCGCCTCCTACGACATGGGCGGCCACGACACCTACATGCACAAGGAGATCCACGAGCAGGCCGAGGCCGTGGACCGCGTGCTGCGCGGCCGGATCGACGACCGCTTCTCCACCGTGCACCTCGGCGGCCTCAACCTGGACGCCCGCGACGCGCGCGCCGTGCGCCGCGTGAAGATCCTGGGCTGCGGCACCTCGTACCACGCGGGCCAGATCGGCGCCCAGATGATCGAGGAGCTGGCCCGCATCCCCGCGGACGCCGAGCCGGCCTCCGAGTTCCGCTACCGCAACGCGGTCGTCGACCCCGACACCCTGTACATCGCCGTCTCCCAGTCCGGCGAGACCTACGACGTGCTGGCCGCCGTGCAGGAGCTGAAGCGCAAGGGCGCCCGCGTCCTCGGCATCGTCAACGTCGTGGGCTCGGCGATCGCCCGCGAGGCCGACGGCGGGATGTACGTGCACGCCGGCCCCGAGGTCTGCGTGGTGTCGACCAAGTGCTTCACCAACACCTGCGTCGCCTTCGCGCTGCTCGCCCTGCACCTGGGCCGCACCCGCGACCTCTCCGTCCGCGACGGCAAGCGGATCATCGAGGGGCTGCGCAAGCTGCCCGCGCAGATCGAGGAGATGCTGAAGCAGGAGGAGGACGTCAAGAAGCTGGCCGCGCAGTACGCCGAGGCCCGCTCGATGCTCTTCATCGGCCGGGTGCGGGGCTACCCGGTCGCCCGCGAGGCCTCCCTGAAGCTCAAGGAGGTCTCCTACATCCACGCCGAGGCCTACCCGGCCTCCGAGCTGAAGCACGGCCCGCTCGCCCTGATCGAGCCGGCCCTGCCGACCGTCGCGATCGTGCCGGACGACGACCTGCTGGAGAAGAACCGCGCGGCCCTGGAGGAGATCAAGGCCCGCAGCGGTCAGATCCTCGCCGTGGCCCACCAGGAGCAGGAGAAGGCCGACCACACGATCGTCGTCCCGAAGAACGAGGACGAGCTGGACCCGATCCTCATGGGCATCCCGCTCCAGCTCCTCGCGTACCACACGGCTCTGGCCCTGGGCCGGGACATCGACAAGCCCCGCAACCTCGCCAAGTCCGTGACGGTGGAGTAG
- a CDS encoding DUF4429 domain-containing protein, whose amino-acid sequence MAEIIQKDGTWVFDGEALRLTPGRDKNVSLLRRELGELLVPLAALAGISFEQGKKSGRLRLRLRDGADPLLHAAGGRLTEPHDPYQLLVESDRYGVAEYFVDEVRNALLLDQVPSGPVDAYLLPGPSVPLSVSAGDGVASFDGERVRLEWKWQAEDAKSAAGPRTLPLADIVAVEWQPTIGLENGHLRFTVRAAPSKVPPKYDPNAVELWGFKKDPLMALVAAAVQARLPHPAARAALEDARAGEDTSTPATAPPAPAAEDDHDALLRRLRELGDLHRSGVLTDEEFALAKQAVLKRM is encoded by the coding sequence ATGGCGGAAATCATCCAGAAGGACGGAACGTGGGTCTTCGACGGCGAAGCCCTGCGGCTGACACCGGGGCGGGACAAGAACGTCAGTCTGCTCCGCAGGGAACTGGGTGAACTGCTCGTGCCGCTCGCGGCGTTGGCGGGCATATCGTTCGAGCAGGGGAAGAAGTCCGGGCGGCTCAGGCTGCGGCTGCGGGACGGCGCCGACCCGTTGCTGCACGCGGCGGGCGGCCGGCTGACCGAGCCGCACGACCCGTACCAGCTCCTCGTGGAGTCCGACCGGTACGGGGTGGCCGAGTACTTCGTGGACGAGGTGCGCAACGCGCTGCTCCTCGACCAGGTCCCGTCCGGCCCGGTGGACGCCTATCTGCTGCCGGGGCCCTCGGTGCCGCTGTCGGTGTCGGCCGGGGACGGGGTCGCGAGCTTCGACGGGGAGCGGGTGCGCCTGGAGTGGAAGTGGCAGGCGGAGGACGCCAAGTCGGCCGCGGGTCCGCGCACGCTGCCCCTCGCGGACATCGTCGCGGTGGAATGGCAGCCGACGATCGGCCTGGAGAACGGCCACCTCCGGTTCACCGTGCGGGCGGCGCCGAGCAAGGTGCCGCCGAAGTACGACCCCAACGCGGTGGAGCTGTGGGGCTTCAAGAAGGACCCGCTGATGGCCCTGGTGGCCGCGGCCGTCCAGGCCCGCCTGCCGCACCCGGCCGCCCGCGCGGCCCTGGAGGACGCCCGCGCGGGCGAGGACACCTCCACGCCCGCCACCGCACCACCGGCACCGGCCGCCGAGGACGATCACGACGCGCTGCTGCGCCGGCTGCGGGAGCTGGGCGACCTGCACCGCTCCGGGGTGCTCACGGACGAGGAGTTCGCCCTGGCGAAGCAGGCGGTGCTGAAGCGCATGTAG
- a CDS encoding beta-N-acetylhexosaminidase, with the protein MRPHRRHHRTTPRITRLLGSLLLVAAVGAMTTGAAPVRKAAAEPTPLDRVIPAPASVEPGGAPYRITRGTHIRVDDSREARRVGDYLADLLRPATGYRLPVTSHGHGGIRLRLAEGPYGDEGYRLDSGREGVTITARKAAGLFHGVQTLRQLLPAAVEKDSAQPGPWLVAGGTIEDTPRYAWRSAMLDVSRHFFSVDEVKRYIDRVALYKYNKLHLHISDDQGWRLAIDSWPRLATYGGSTEVGGGPGGYYTKADYKEIVRYAASRHLEVVPEIDMPGHTNAALASYAELNCDGVAPPLYTGTKVGFSTLCVDKDVTYDFVDDVLGELAALTPGRYLHIGGDEAHSTPQADFVAFMKRVQPIVAKYGKTVVGWHQLAGAEPVEGALVQYWGLDRTSDAEKAQVAAAARNGAGLILSPADRTYLDMKYTKDTPLGLSWAGYVEVRRSYDWDPAAYLPGAPAEAVRGVEAPLWTETLSDPDQLDFMAFPRLPGVAELGWSPASTHDWDTYKVRLAGQAPRWEAMGIDYYRSPQVPWT; encoded by the coding sequence GTGAGACCTCATCGACGGCACCACAGAACGACTCCCCGCATCACCCGGCTGTTGGGATCGCTGCTGCTGGTGGCGGCGGTCGGCGCCATGACCACCGGCGCCGCCCCGGTCCGGAAGGCGGCCGCGGAACCGACCCCCCTGGACCGGGTGATCCCGGCCCCGGCCTCGGTCGAACCCGGCGGCGCCCCGTACCGCATCACCCGAGGCACCCACATCCGCGTGGACGACTCCCGCGAGGCCCGCCGCGTCGGCGACTACCTCGCGGACCTCCTGCGGCCCGCCACCGGCTACCGGCTCCCCGTCACCTCCCACGGTCACGGCGGCATACGACTGCGCCTGGCCGAGGGCCCGTACGGCGACGAGGGCTACCGCCTCGACAGCGGACGCGAGGGCGTCACCATCACCGCCCGCAAGGCCGCCGGGCTCTTCCACGGCGTCCAGACCCTGCGTCAGCTGCTGCCCGCCGCCGTCGAGAAGGACTCCGCGCAGCCCGGACCCTGGCTGGTCGCGGGCGGCACCATCGAGGACACCCCGCGCTACGCCTGGCGCAGCGCCATGCTCGACGTCTCCCGGCACTTCTTCAGCGTCGACGAGGTCAAGCGCTACATCGACCGCGTCGCCCTCTACAAGTACAACAAGCTCCACCTGCACATCAGCGACGACCAGGGCTGGCGCCTCGCCATCGACTCCTGGCCGCGCCTGGCGACCTACGGCGGCTCCACCGAGGTCGGCGGCGGACCCGGCGGTTACTACACCAAGGCGGACTACAAGGAGATCGTCCGCTACGCGGCCTCCCGCCACCTGGAGGTCGTGCCCGAGATCGACATGCCCGGCCACACCAACGCCGCCCTCGCCTCCTACGCCGAGCTGAACTGCGACGGCGTGGCGCCCCCGCTCTACACCGGCACCAAGGTCGGCTTCAGCACGCTGTGCGTGGACAAGGACGTCACGTACGACTTCGTGGACGACGTCCTCGGCGAACTCGCCGCGCTCACCCCCGGCCGCTACCTGCACATCGGCGGCGACGAGGCGCACTCCACGCCGCAGGCCGACTTCGTGGCGTTCATGAAGCGGGTGCAGCCGATCGTCGCCAAGTACGGCAAGACGGTCGTCGGCTGGCACCAGCTGGCCGGCGCCGAACCGGTCGAGGGTGCGCTCGTCCAGTACTGGGGCCTGGACCGCACCAGCGACGCCGAGAAGGCCCAGGTCGCCGCGGCCGCCAGGAACGGCGCCGGGCTGATCCTCTCCCCGGCCGACCGGACGTACCTGGACATGAAGTACACCAAGGACACTCCGCTGGGGCTGTCCTGGGCGGGCTACGTCGAGGTGCGGCGGTCCTACGACTGGGACCCGGCCGCCTATCTGCCGGGCGCCCCGGCCGAGGCGGTCCGCGGGGTCGAGGCCCCGCTGTGGACGGAGACCCTGTCCGACCCGGACCAGCTGGACTTCATGGCCTTCCCGAGGCTGCCGGGCGTCGCCGAGCTGGGCTGGTCCCCGGCGTCGACGCACGACTGGGACACCTACAAGGTGCGGCTCGCCGGACAGGCACCGCGCTGGGAGGCGATGGGGATCGACTACTACCGCTCGCCGCAGGTGCCCTGGACCTGA
- the desD gene encoding desferrioxamine E synthetase DesD — protein MSLADAVAHLTPERWEEANRLLVRKALAEFTHERLLTPEREPDDGGGRTYVVRSDDGQTAYRFTATVRALDHWQVDAGSITRHRDGAELPLAALDFFIELKQTLGLSDEILPVYLEEISSTLSGTCYKLTKPRLTSAELARSDFQAVETGMTEGHPCFVANNGRLGFGIHEYLSYAPETASPVRLVWLAAHRSRAAFTAGVGIEYESFVRDELGAATVDRFHGVLRGRGLDPADYLLIPVHPWQWWNKLTVTFAAEVARGHLVCLGEGDDEYLAQQSIRTFFNASHPGKHYVKTALSVLNMGFMRGLSAAYMEATPAINDWLARLIEGDPVLRETGLSIIRERAAVGYRHLEYEQATDRYSPYRKMLAALWRESPVPSLREGETLATMASLVHVDHEGASFAGALIERSGLTPTEWLRHYLRAYYVPLLHSFYAYDLVYMPHGENVILVLADGVVRRAVYKDIAEEIAVMDPDAVLPPEVSRIAVDVPDDKKLLSIFTDVFDCFFRFLAANLAEEGIVTEDAFWRTVAEVTREYQESVPELADKFERYDMFAPEFALSCLNRLQLRDNRQMVDLADPSGALQLVGTLKNPLAGR, from the coding sequence ATGAGCCTCGCCGACGCCGTCGCCCACCTGACCCCCGAACGCTGGGAGGAGGCCAACCGCCTCCTGGTCCGCAAGGCGCTGGCCGAGTTCACCCACGAGCGGCTGCTGACCCCCGAGCGGGAGCCGGACGACGGGGGCGGGCGGACGTACGTCGTCCGCAGCGACGACGGCCAGACCGCGTACCGCTTCACCGCCACCGTCCGCGCCCTGGACCACTGGCAGGTGGACGCCGGCTCGATCACCCGCCACCGCGACGGCGCCGAACTGCCGCTCGCCGCGCTGGACTTCTTCATCGAACTGAAGCAGACCCTGGGCCTGAGCGACGAGATCCTCCCGGTCTACCTGGAGGAGATCTCCTCCACCCTCTCCGGCACCTGCTACAAGCTGACCAAGCCGCGGCTCACGTCCGCCGAGCTGGCCCGCAGCGACTTCCAGGCCGTCGAGACCGGCATGACCGAGGGCCACCCCTGCTTCGTCGCCAACAACGGGCGCCTCGGCTTCGGCATCCACGAGTACCTGTCGTACGCCCCCGAGACCGCGAGCCCGGTCCGGCTGGTGTGGCTGGCCGCGCACCGCTCGCGGGCGGCGTTCACGGCGGGCGTGGGCATCGAGTACGAGTCCTTCGTCCGGGACGAGCTGGGCGCGGCCACCGTCGACCGCTTCCACGGCGTGCTGCGCGGGCGCGGCCTGGACCCGGCCGACTACCTGCTCATCCCGGTCCACCCCTGGCAGTGGTGGAACAAGCTCACCGTCACCTTCGCCGCCGAGGTCGCCCGCGGGCACCTGGTGTGCCTGGGCGAGGGCGACGACGAGTACCTGGCCCAGCAGTCCATCCGCACCTTCTTCAACGCCTCGCACCCCGGGAAGCACTACGTGAAGACGGCCTTGTCCGTCCTCAACATGGGCTTCATGCGCGGTCTGTCGGCGGCGTACATGGAGGCCACTCCGGCCATCAACGACTGGCTCGCCCGGCTGATCGAGGGCGACCCGGTGCTGAGGGAGACGGGGCTGAGCATCATCCGGGAGCGGGCGGCCGTCGGCTACCGGCACCTGGAGTACGAGCAGGCCACCGACCGCTACTCGCCCTACCGCAAGATGCTGGCGGCGCTGTGGCGGGAGAGCCCCGTGCCGTCACTCCGGGAGGGTGAGACGCTCGCCACCATGGCCTCCCTGGTCCACGTGGACCACGAGGGCGCCTCCTTCGCGGGCGCGCTGATCGAGCGGTCCGGACTCACGCCCACCGAGTGGCTGCGGCACTACCTGCGGGCCTACTACGTCCCGCTGCTGCACAGCTTCTACGCCTACGACCTGGTGTACATGCCGCACGGCGAGAACGTGATCCTGGTGCTGGCGGACGGGGTGGTGCGGCGGGCGGTCTACAAGGACATCGCCGAGGAGATCGCGGTGATGGACCCGGACGCGGTGCTGCCGCCGGAGGTCTCGCGCATCGCGGTGGACGTGCCGGACGACAAGAAGCTCCTGTCGATCTTCACGGACGTCTTCGACTGCTTCTTCCGCTTCCTGGCCGCGAACCTGGCGGAGGAGGGGATCGTCACGGAGGACGCCTTCTGGCGGACGGTCGCGGAGGTCACCCGGGAGTACCAGGAGTCGGTGCCGGAGCTGGCCGACAAGTTCGAGCGGTACGACATGTTCGCGCCCGAGTTCGCCCTGTCCTGCCTCAACCGGCTCCAGCTGCGCGACAACCGGCAGATGGTGGACCTGGCCGACCCGTCCGGCGCGCTCCAGCTCGTCGGCACCCTGAAGAACCCCCTGGCAGGCCGGTAG
- a CDS encoding GNAT family N-acetyltransferase produces the protein MSRLSTTTPVGALTLRPVDPLTDAVLLHGWLTHPKSAFWMMQDARLVDVERAYMELAADEHQQAHLGLHDGVPAFLTERYDPAHRELVGLYEPEPGDVGMHFLVAPTDRPVHGFTRAVITTVMTELFADPATRRVVVEPDVTNTAVHALNAAVGFVPEREIQKPEKKALLSFCTREQFAKAVSA, from the coding sequence ATGAGCCGCTTGAGCACCACCACCCCCGTCGGGGCACTGACCCTGCGCCCCGTCGACCCGCTGACGGACGCCGTACTGCTGCACGGCTGGCTCACCCACCCCAAGTCCGCGTTCTGGATGATGCAGGACGCCCGGCTGGTGGACGTCGAGCGGGCCTACATGGAGCTGGCCGCCGACGAGCACCAGCAGGCCCACCTCGGCCTGCACGACGGGGTCCCGGCCTTCCTGACGGAGCGCTACGACCCCGCCCACCGCGAACTGGTCGGGCTGTACGAGCCCGAGCCGGGCGACGTCGGCATGCACTTCCTGGTCGCGCCCACCGACCGGCCCGTGCACGGCTTCACCCGCGCCGTGATCACCACCGTGATGACGGAGCTGTTCGCCGACCCGGCGACCCGGCGGGTCGTCGTCGAACCGGACGTCACCAACACCGCCGTGCACGCCCTGAACGCAGCCGTCGGATTCGTGCCCGAGCGCGAGATCCAGAAGCCGGAGAAGAAGGCCTTGCTGAGCTTCTGCACCCGCGAGCAGTTCGCGAAGGCGGTGTCCGCATGA
- a CDS encoding lysine N(6)-hydroxylase/L-ornithine N(5)-oxygenase family protein has translation MTALPEASAPYDFVGIGLGPFNLGLACLTEPVAELNGVFLESKPDFEWHAGMFLDGAHLQTPFMSDLVTLADPTSPYSFLNYLKEQGRLYSFYIRENFYPLRVEYDDYCRWAAHKLSSVRFSTTVTEVTYDEREELYAVATTSGDTYRARRLVLGTGTPPHIPDACRGLAGDFLHNSRYVRHRAELVKKKSITLVGSGQSAAEIYQDLLSEIDVHGYRLNWVTRSPRFFPLEYTKLTLEMTSPEYVDYYHALPEDTRYRLTAEQKGLFKGIDGDLINEIFDLLYQKRLGGPVPTRLLTNSALTSARYADGTYTLGFRQEEQGTDFEIETEGLVLATGYRYTEPEFLKPVRDRLRYDSRGNFDIGRNYAVDVTGGGVFLQNAGVHAHSVTSPDLGMGAYRNSCIVRELLGREYYPVEQSIAFQEFAV, from the coding sequence TTGACCGCGCTTCCTGAAGCCAGCGCCCCGTACGACTTCGTGGGCATCGGCCTCGGCCCCTTCAACCTCGGCCTCGCCTGCCTCACCGAGCCCGTCGCCGAGCTGAACGGCGTCTTCCTGGAGTCCAAGCCGGACTTCGAGTGGCACGCCGGGATGTTCCTGGACGGCGCCCACCTCCAGACCCCGTTCATGTCGGACCTGGTGACGCTCGCCGACCCGACCTCGCCGTACTCCTTCCTCAACTACCTCAAGGAGCAGGGCCGGCTGTACTCCTTCTACATCCGGGAGAACTTCTACCCGCTGCGGGTCGAGTACGACGACTACTGCCGCTGGGCCGCGCACAAGCTGAGCAGCGTCCGCTTCTCCACCACGGTCACCGAGGTCACGTACGACGAGCGCGAGGAGCTGTACGCCGTCGCCACCACGTCCGGCGACACCTACCGCGCCCGCCGCCTCGTCCTCGGCACCGGTACCCCGCCGCACATCCCGGACGCCTGCCGGGGCCTGGCCGGCGACTTCCTCCACAACTCCCGGTACGTGCGGCACCGGGCGGAGCTGGTGAAGAAGAAGTCGATCACGCTGGTCGGCAGCGGTCAGTCCGCCGCCGAGATCTACCAGGACCTGCTGAGCGAGATCGACGTCCACGGCTACCGGCTGAACTGGGTGACCCGCTCCCCGCGGTTCTTCCCGCTCGAATACACCAAGCTCACCCTGGAGATGACGTCCCCGGAGTACGTGGACTACTACCACGCGCTGCCCGAGGACACCCGCTACCGCCTCACGGCCGAGCAGAAGGGCCTGTTCAAGGGCATCGACGGCGACCTGATCAACGAGATCTTCGACCTGCTCTACCAGAAACGGCTCGGCGGCCCCGTCCCCACCCGCCTGCTCACCAACTCGGCGCTGACCAGCGCCCGGTATGCGGACGGCACCTACACGCTCGGGTTCCGCCAGGAGGAGCAGGGCACGGACTTCGAGATCGAGACCGAGGGCCTGGTCCTCGCCACCGGCTACCGGTACACCGAGCCGGAGTTCCTCAAGCCCGTCCGGGACCGGCTGCGCTACGACTCCCGCGGCAACTTCGACATCGGCCGCAACTACGCCGTCGACGTCACGGGAGGCGGCGTGTTCCTCCAGAACGCGGGGGTCCACGCGCACAGCGTCACCAGCCCCGACCTGGGCATGGGCGCCTACCGCAACAGCTGCATCGTCCGGGAGCTGCTCGGACGCGAGTACTACCCGGTCGAGCAGTCGATCGCGTTCCAGGAGTTCGCCGTATGA
- the desA gene encoding lysine decarboxylase DesA yields the protein MRSHLLNDTTAEQYRRSVTEGVERVAAKLATTDRPFTGVTVDALSPRIDAIDLDEPLHDTAAVLDELEDVYLRDAVYFHHPRYLAHLNCPVVIPALLGEAVLSAVNSSLDTWDQSAGGTLIERKLIDWTCARIGLGPAADGVFTSGGTQSNLQALLLAREEAKTEDFADLRIFASEASHFSVRKSAKLLGLGPDAVVSIPVDRDKRMQTVALARELERCARDGLVPMAVVATGGTTDFGSIDPLPEIAGLCEQYGVWMHVDAAYGCGLLASLKYRDRITGIERADSVTVDYHKSFFQPVSSSAVLVRDAATLRHATYHAEYLNPRRMVQERIPNQVDKSLQTTRRFDALKLWMTLRVMGADGIGALFDEVCDLAAEGWKLLAADPRFDVVVQPSLSTLVFRHIPADVTDPAEIDRANLYARKALFASGDAVVAGTKVAGRHYLKFTLLNPETTPADIAAVLDLIAGHAEQYLGDSLDRAS from the coding sequence ATGCGCTCGCACCTGCTCAACGACACCACCGCGGAGCAGTACCGCCGCTCCGTGACCGAAGGAGTCGAGCGGGTGGCCGCCAAACTCGCCACCACCGACCGCCCGTTCACCGGCGTCACGGTCGACGCCCTCTCCCCCCGCATCGACGCGATCGACCTCGACGAGCCGCTGCACGACACCGCCGCGGTCCTCGACGAGCTGGAGGACGTCTACCTCCGTGACGCCGTCTACTTCCACCACCCCCGCTACCTCGCCCACCTCAACTGCCCGGTCGTCATACCGGCGCTGCTCGGTGAAGCGGTCCTGTCTGCCGTCAACTCCTCCCTGGACACCTGGGACCAGTCGGCCGGCGGCACGCTCATCGAGCGGAAGCTGATCGACTGGACCTGCGCCCGCATCGGCCTCGGCCCGGCGGCCGACGGCGTGTTCACCTCCGGCGGCACCCAGTCCAACCTCCAGGCGCTGCTCCTCGCCCGCGAGGAGGCGAAGACCGAGGACTTCGCCGACCTGCGGATCTTCGCCTCCGAGGCCAGCCACTTCAGCGTCAGGAAGTCCGCGAAACTGCTCGGCCTCGGCCCCGACGCCGTCGTGTCGATCCCGGTCGACCGCGACAAGCGGATGCAGACCGTCGCCCTCGCCCGCGAGCTGGAGCGCTGCGCGCGGGACGGCCTGGTCCCCATGGCCGTCGTCGCCACCGGCGGCACCACCGACTTCGGCTCGATCGACCCGCTGCCGGAGATCGCCGGGCTGTGCGAGCAGTACGGCGTGTGGATGCACGTCGACGCGGCCTACGGCTGCGGGCTGCTCGCCTCCCTGAAGTACCGGGACCGCATCACCGGCATCGAGCGGGCCGACTCGGTCACCGTGGACTACCACAAGTCCTTCTTCCAGCCGGTGAGTTCGTCGGCCGTGCTGGTCCGGGACGCGGCCACCCTGCGCCACGCCACCTACCACGCGGAGTACCTCAACCCGCGCCGCATGGTGCAGGAACGTATCCCCAACCAGGTGGACAAGTCCCTCCAGACCACCCGCCGCTTCGACGCGCTCAAGCTGTGGATGACGCTGCGCGTGATGGGCGCCGACGGCATCGGCGCCCTCTTCGACGAGGTGTGCGACCTGGCCGCCGAGGGCTGGAAACTGCTCGCCGCCGACCCGCGCTTCGACGTCGTGGTCCAGCCGTCGCTGTCCACGCTGGTCTTCCGCCACATCCCGGCGGACGTCACCGATCCCGCCGAGATCGACCGCGCCAACCTGTACGCCCGCAAGGCCCTGTTCGCGTCCGGCGACGCCGTGGTCGCGGGCACCAAGGTCGCCGGTCGCCACTACCTGAAGTTCACCCTGCTCAACCCCGAGACGACCCCGGCCGACATCGCCGCCGTCCTCGACCTGATCGCCGGCCACGCCGAGCAGTACCTGGGAGACTCCCTTGACCGCGCTTCCTGA